In a genomic window of Arachnia rubra:
- a CDS encoding M48 family metallopeptidase — MADRLSVEVDDLQVMISWKQMRNIRLKVLPPHGEVAVSAPRGVPARQIAQFVREQRAWIDRQRARLKSVSLEQDRLEDGGAARLWGRWHAVEHHHGARARAWVAGDRLLLTGSNDLAREKAIARFRRQEVERVARPLLSSWAAALGVPQPAVIRYRAMRSRWGSCNQRTRSITLNTALARFPAAALEYVIVHELAHLRHAHHGQDFWALVAAALPDHAERKKLLSGHAAS, encoded by the coding sequence GTGGCAGACAGGCTCTCCGTTGAGGTGGATGACCTCCAGGTGATGATCAGCTGGAAGCAAATGCGCAATATCCGGTTGAAGGTGCTGCCGCCCCATGGGGAGGTTGCCGTCTCTGCTCCGCGGGGTGTGCCTGCGAGGCAGATAGCGCAGTTTGTGCGGGAACAGCGGGCATGGATTGACAGGCAACGGGCTCGCCTCAAGAGCGTCAGTCTCGAACAGGACCGTCTGGAGGATGGGGGAGCGGCCCGGCTCTGGGGCAGGTGGCATGCGGTAGAACATCATCATGGCGCCCGGGCCCGGGCCTGGGTGGCTGGTGATCGCCTGCTCTTGACTGGTTCTAATGATCTGGCCAGGGAAAAAGCCATCGCACGGTTCCGGCGGCAGGAGGTCGAACGTGTGGCCCGCCCGCTGCTGAGTTCCTGGGCAGCGGCATTGGGAGTCCCACAGCCCGCTGTCATCCGTTATCGCGCCATGCGGAGCAGATGGGGATCCTGCAATCAGCGGACCAGATCCATCACTCTCAACACGGCGCTGGCCCGGTTTCCTGCCGCAGCTCTCGAGTATGTGATCGTGCATGAGCTGGCGCACCTCCGGCACGCACATCATGGCCAGGATTTCTGGGCTCTCGTGGCAGCTGCGCTGCCCGATCATGCGGAGCGGAAAAAGCTACTCAGCGGACATGCCGCCTCATGA
- a CDS encoding ABC transporter permease: protein MNVWDWLRFIGGILALVAAALLLLRLHGVSLRWLPATAVFRAGLQLAVISVLLSGVNQWPWLVLGFVALMLATASWTGASRAEGLPGGRRYAVVSVIAGGMSALLLTLLLGLISPTPQHVVAIAGSVIGNAMNIVTLTSRRIRTELDAHRGEVEGWLALGATPSQATAWRRRDSVRESLLPNLDQTRNTGLVTLPGAFIGALFGGASPVEAATFQLTMLSAILVSASVTGTLFSTLSGRNPVLPAPPEA, encoded by the coding sequence GTGAATGTGTGGGACTGGCTTCGGTTCATCGGTGGGATCCTGGCATTGGTCGCGGCCGCTTTGCTTTTGCTGCGCCTGCACGGGGTTTCATTGCGCTGGCTGCCGGCCACCGCTGTGTTCCGGGCAGGCCTACAGCTTGCGGTGATCTCCGTGCTGCTGAGTGGGGTCAATCAATGGCCCTGGCTCGTGCTGGGGTTTGTTGCCCTGATGCTCGCCACGGCCTCGTGGACGGGAGCATCCAGGGCGGAAGGGCTACCCGGAGGGAGACGTTATGCTGTGGTCTCCGTCATCGCCGGAGGCATGTCCGCGCTGCTCCTGACACTCCTGCTGGGGCTGATATCACCCACTCCGCAGCATGTCGTGGCCATCGCTGGAAGCGTTATCGGAAACGCGATGAATATAGTCACCCTGACATCACGCAGGATCCGGACAGAACTCGACGCGCATCGCGGTGAGGTTGAGGGGTGGCTGGCTCTCGGAGCAACACCATCCCAGGCGACGGCCTGGCGCCGGCGAGACTCGGTGCGAGAATCCCTGCTGCCCAATCTGGACCAGACCCGTAACACCGGTTTGGTGACCCTGCCAGGGGCTTTCATCGGAGCGCTTTTCGGCGGGGCCAGCCCGGTTGAGGCAGCGACTTTCCAGCTGACCATGCTGTCGGCCATCCTCGTCAGCGCATCAGTCACCGGGACGCTGTTCTCAACCCTGAGTGGGCGCAATCCCGTGCTACCCGCACCACCGGAAGCCTGA
- a CDS encoding L,D-transpeptidase family protein — protein MNSEPSLSSNEVSTTPATPAATQAVEPSESDESESSSPTPSSSPTPTPEPTPSETTPAALLSPGDSSDEVRALQHRLLQVGWFTGQISGEYDDKTKAAVEGFQAKRGLPVLGFVDQATMDSLASMTREPTHDEMFNVLKPGPALMSKGATGDQVKDLQARLKQIGWFNPDVDGEYGETTMEAVKGFQGKRQLPVTGEVDQRTLDRISAMTRKPTQDELNNVKPSVNPADDETGLDARCLQGRVLCVSKAQRKLVWVIDGQVQMTVDVRFGSELTPTRNGVFSVGWKSRDHVSTMYHTPMPYAMFFSGGQAIHYSADFASNGYNGASHGCVNVRDKGAIASLFDQVRVGDKVVVYTD, from the coding sequence GTGAACAGCGAGCCGAGTCTTTCTTCCAATGAGGTTTCCACGACCCCCGCGACACCTGCTGCCACCCAGGCTGTGGAGCCCAGCGAGAGTGACGAGAGTGAGTCGTCATCACCCACCCCGTCGTCATCACCCACCCCCACACCCGAGCCGACACCGTCGGAGACTACGCCTGCGGCGCTGTTGTCACCAGGCGACAGCAGCGATGAGGTGAGGGCTCTTCAACACCGTCTTCTCCAGGTCGGCTGGTTCACGGGGCAGATATCAGGCGAATACGACGACAAGACAAAAGCCGCTGTCGAGGGTTTCCAGGCCAAGCGTGGTCTCCCCGTGCTCGGTTTTGTCGATCAGGCGACCATGGACAGCCTGGCCTCAATGACTCGCGAACCCACCCATGATGAGATGTTCAACGTCCTGAAGCCTGGTCCGGCGCTTATGTCCAAGGGAGCCACGGGAGATCAGGTCAAAGATCTGCAGGCCCGGCTGAAGCAGATCGGGTGGTTCAACCCGGATGTCGATGGAGAGTATGGCGAGACCACCATGGAGGCCGTGAAAGGTTTTCAGGGTAAACGGCAGCTTCCCGTGACGGGCGAGGTAGATCAGCGCACGCTTGACCGGATCAGCGCCATGACCCGCAAGCCCACCCAGGACGAGCTGAATAATGTGAAACCCTCGGTGAACCCCGCAGACGATGAAACAGGCCTCGACGCTCGTTGTCTTCAGGGCCGTGTGCTGTGTGTGTCGAAGGCGCAGCGCAAGCTGGTCTGGGTGATCGACGGACAGGTCCAGATGACGGTGGACGTCAGGTTCGGCTCGGAACTGACCCCCACTCGCAACGGGGTCTTCTCGGTCGGCTGGAAGTCCCGCGACCATGTCTCGACGATGTACCACACCCCCATGCCGTATGCCATGTTCTTCTCAGGCGGCCAGGCCATCCATTACTCCGCCGACTTCGCGAGTAACGGCTACAACGGTGCCTCCCATGGCTGTGTGAACGTCCGGGACAAGGGCGCCATCGCGTCGCTGTTCGACCAAGTGCGTGTCGGGGACAAAGTA